The DNA region CTTGCGCTGGCGACGACAATTGATTTGCCTCTTTTAAAACCAACATTGGCCGTGGTTTGGCAGGATGTGGGAAATACGGCATTCAGAAAAACCGCAGGGGACGATGCTCCACCACACATCACGCAAAATCTAAGTGTCGGCGCCGGGGTGACGTTGGATTTGCCTGGATTGGATTTGGCTTTTGGTGGTGAGGCACGACACCTCTTGGAGCCGGATATTGAAATGGGCAAGAAGTTGCATCTAGGAGCTGAGGTTTCCTTGCCTATCGTGGATTTACGGGCGGGTTACAGCCAGGGCTATCTGAGCTATGGCGTAGGCGTAAATCTATTTATTTTTCACATTGATGCTGTAAGTTACACCGAGGAGCTAGGCGCCTATCCGGGGCAAACTGCAGATAATCGTTATATGGTCAGCGTTGGCATTGATTTAAGCTTTGATGCTGACTTCAAATTCACCGATACTCAGGGTAAAAGAAGAAAGCTAAAACAACGCCGGTAAACCCTGATGCTACAAATTGTCCCCATTAAAAATCGCTCGCAAATCAACGAGCTGTTTACAAATTATGACCCACGAACTCAATCGTGGCTGGTATCGGATTTGCGCACCAAATTCGAATTGCAGCAAAAGATTTTGGCTCGTGATGGACAATACGTGGACGAATCCGTTCTGCGTGCCAGTGATTTGTGGAAACTTCTTTTAAAACGCCTCGAACCGCGTTTGCGCCTGGTCAGCGATCCATTTGCGCGATCCATTTTGCGCACGATTTTGGATGAGCACTCTGAAGTATTGGGTGTGAACTCCTCCGCAGAAGACACCGTATTTTCTTATATCGATCAATTGGCGCCAGTACTATTCTCCGAAAACGGCATGGGCATGCTGACGGAATGGTTTGAAGGCCATCCCGAGGCAAAGAATCGCTGGGGAGCCTGGGCGAATCGCGCGTACCTGTGTTCTCAGTATTTGATCAAACAATACAATATCATTACTGCTGATTGGATCACATCCTATCTACAATCTTTCAATCAACTTGAACGAGTATGGGATATTCCCTTGATCGTTGATCTTAGTGGAGAGATTTCCCGCGTTGAGGCGGAGATCCTGCACACGCTTTCGCGCAGTATCGATGTGGTGATTCTGGAACCAACTCCGACCTGGTCCGAAGAATTTAAATATCTTCTGAAACCCTACGAAGATTTGCGTGGCAAAAGTAATTCCATCAAAAATCTTCAGCCAGTGGAGCCGACAAAAAAGAAACGGGAGATCCTGCGTTTTTCAGGCATGTTGGCTGAAACCAAAAACTCCGTGGGCCAGGTTCGTAAATGGCTTGAAGAGGGTGTGCCGGCCGAAAATATCGCAGTGATTGCACCGGATATTGAGCAGTATTGGCCGGTCCTTCAGGCCTTTCTGAAGGAAGAGGGCATTCCTGTCCAAAAAGATATCACTCACAAAGTGCAAAGCTTGCCTGCAGCGACTCGTTGGCTGGCGACTCTGCGAGCAAAAAGTGGGCGCTTGTCTTCCTCGGATCTGGAGATTTCATTTTTCGACAAGCATGAATCCCAAGCATTGCGCTACGAGGACTTCAAGGCTCTGTTTAAAAGTCTTTATGTTAACGAAGACCTTGCCCGTAATGAACTGATTCAAAAAATTTATTTCGAACAAATCGATCTGACCGGTCTGGTTTCCCGCGATGAGTTCGTGGGTAAAGCGTTAAGTTTTTGGAGCTCCAATGACACGGAGATCGTGCAAATCGTTCTGCGTGAGCTATTGCAAAATGCCACAATAAACACAAAGCTGATCTGGAAAGAATGGTTGAGTTATCTGGAAAGCATCGTGGCCGCCAAAGAGTACACCGTCGAAAAAGGTGATGGCTCCGGTGTTCTGGTCACAAAACTGATGTCGGCGTACAGTGAAAAAGCCCGTTATCGCGTGTTCCTGGGGCTAACGGATGAGTCGCTGAAGTCCCGAAATAAAACCCAGCTTTCCGGTACGGACTATTTCGACCTTTCAAAAGATATTGGATTTTATCTGGATAATCCGGATCAAAGCGATCTGGCATTCGAGTTGAAACTTCTGGCGGAAGCGGATTCCTCTCATGATATCTATTGTTTCGGCGGAACGGATTTTTCCGGCACCTTGTGCTCACCATCAACTTTTTGGATGGGACTTAATGAAGG from Bdellovibrio sp. GT3 includes:
- a CDS encoding PD-(D/E)XK nuclease family protein produces the protein MLQIVPIKNRSQINELFTNYDPRTQSWLVSDLRTKFELQQKILARDGQYVDESVLRASDLWKLLLKRLEPRLRLVSDPFARSILRTILDEHSEVLGVNSSAEDTVFSYIDQLAPVLFSENGMGMLTEWFEGHPEAKNRWGAWANRAYLCSQYLIKQYNIITADWITSYLQSFNQLERVWDIPLIVDLSGEISRVEAEILHTLSRSIDVVILEPTPTWSEEFKYLLKPYEDLRGKSNSIKNLQPVEPTKKKREILRFSGMLAETKNSVGQVRKWLEEGVPAENIAVIAPDIEQYWPVLQAFLKEEGIPVQKDITHKVQSLPAATRWLATLRAKSGRLSSSDLEISFFDKHESQALRYEDFKALFKSLYVNEDLARNELIQKIYFEQIDLTGLVSRDEFVGKALSFWSSNDTEIVQIVLRELLQNATINTKLIWKEWLSYLESIVAAKEYTVEKGDGSGVLVTKLMSAYSEKARYRVFLGLTDESLKSRNKTQLSGTDYFDLSKDIGFYLDNPDQSDLAFELKLLAEADSSHDIYCFGGTDFSGTLCSPSTFWMGLNEGHVHEHLTLPLETRWDELQYSQEGSSRPWIESRSTEIEHKIKQDLGKAELPLVQLNKLPSISASAIESYLECPFIFAAQRYFKLKDLPEIDLDVDHRTRGQLAHALFEKLTQEPMRFDWKTEEIEQLLETTRKEKGLLFADERLWIPLRKKHIQLAQRFLDFEKQWRQEYNRTKTLAREKRFEFYLDPKTGELSKEPTDSAFRISGSIDRVDSDQNGQLVLLDYKSSSGGISAHGSWLKNQELQLLFYMWVIEKSLIEDIKGEVIGLFYYIFRTFDRKGFRVNDLAGSLYPATRTKDKNATLEAKELYLTEFSKILMSTLERIRLGEIRPEPVDTQSCNGCEWRRQCRAPHLN